GGGCAGGTGGGCCGTGTACAGCGCATTCTGCCCCCCGGGGAGGCCCATTGAACCGCCCCTCTGTTTCTTCCCGCTTTTTATCCCAAAGAAGGGCCGCCCGGTGGGCGGCCCTTCTTTATTTTGCATCTCAATTTAGACTCACAGGTTCAATACCTTGGATAAAAAGTCTTTCAGGCGCACATCGTGGGGATCCTCAAAGATCTCGCGGGAGGGCCGGTCCTCCTTGATCTGCCCCTCGTCCACAAACAGCACCCTGCCGCTCACCTCGCGCGCAAAGCTCATCTCGTGGGTCACCACCACCATGGTCATGCCGCTGTCGGCAAGATCTTTCATCACCGCCAGCACCTCGCCCACCATCTCGGGGTCCAACGCGCTGGTGGGTTCGTCGAACAGCATCACGTCCGGCTCCATGGCCAGCGCCCTCACAATCGCTACCCGCTGCTTTTGCCCGCCGGATAGCTCGCCCGGGTAGCTCGACGCCTTGTCAGCCAGGCCCACCCGCTCCAGCAGCTGCATCGCCTGGGCCTCGGCCGTCTGTTTGGAAAGGCCTTTGACCTTGATGGGGGCCGCCGTGATATTGCGCAGCACTGTCATATTATTGAACAGGTTGAACTGCTGGAACACCATGCCGATCTTCTGGCGGTGCAGGTTGATGTCTGTCTTTTTGTCGCAGATATCCACCCCTTCAAAAAAGATGTGGCCGCCGGTGGGCTGCTCCAGCAGGTTCAAACAGCGCAAAAAGGTGGATTTTCCGCTGCCCGAGGGGCCGATCACCGCCACCACCTCGCCTTTGGAGATGGTCACGTTGATGTTCTGCAGTACCTTGGTCTTTCCAAAATCCTTGACCAGGCCTTCCACTGCGATCAGTTCACTTGCTGGCATTGGACATCCTCCTCTCGGCAAAAGCAATCAGGCGCGAGGTGGTAAAGGTCATCGCAAAATAGATAATAGCGGCAATGGCCAGCGGTTCAAGCTGTATGTAGGTGATGGCCATCACCCCGTTGGTGCGGTACATCAGGTCGGCAATGCCGATGATGGACACAATGCTGGACTCCTTGATCACCGTGACGAACTCGTTGCCCAGGGCGGGCAGGATGTTCTTGATGGCCTGGGGCAGCACCACCATCTGCATGGCCTGCCCCTGCCGGAAGCCCAGGCTGCGGGCGGCCTCGGTCTGACCGTAGTCCACCGCCTGGATGCCGCTGCGCACGATCTCCGCCACATAGGCCGCCGAGTTGATGCTCATGGCAAACACGCCCGCCGCAAACCGGTCAAAATTTGGGATGAAGCTCACCTCCGGGAACGAGATGCCCAGCATGGGCAAACCGTAGAAAAGGAACATGAGCTGGATCATAAGCGGGGTGCCGCGGATGAACTCGATGTAGGCGTTGGCGAACCACCGGGTGGGTTTGAAGCGCCCCATCTTCATGACCGCCAGCAGTGTGCCCAGCAGCGCGCCGAACAGCACGGTGAAAAAGGCGATGATCAGGGTGTTGCGCACCCCCTCGCCGAAAAAGCCGTTGTATTTTGTAAAGATCTTGCCCATACGGGTAAAAAAGTAGACAAAGCCCTCGAAAAAGTTCATAGCGTTCCTCACTCACATTCGTTCGGCTTAAAAGCACAGCGCATCCCTGTGCCGGAAAAGCGGCACAGGGATGGCCGGTCAATTCTGTTGCCGCCCCAAAGGGCCGCCGAAAAAGGGGGTCTTGCGTCAGATGCCCAGGGTCTTGGCCTGCGCCACAGCCTCTTCGTAAGCCGCTTCAAAGGAGCCGTCCGCCACCACCTGGGTGATCACCGCGTTCACCAGTTCCTTCAGGTCGTCGGTGCCCTGTTTCAGCACGGCGGCCTTGCCGAAATTGGCCTCTTCCTTGCTGAACTCAAAGTTGGCCACCACAATGCCGTCGTTGTTGGCTACCAGACCTTCGCCCACGGCGCCGTCCACCACCAGGCCGTCGATTTTGCCGCCCGCAACTTCCAGGGCCAGGGCGGGCCATTTATCCAGCTCAAACAGAGTGCAGTCGGGCAGTGCGCTCTCGATCAGCTTGCTCTGCACGGTGCCGCGCTGGGCGCCCAGGGTTTTGCCCTTCAGGGCTTCTTTGCTGGTATACACATCCTCGTTGCCCTTCTGCACGATGAGCAGCTGCTGGTCCTGCTGGTACACCTCAGAGAAATCGATCTCCTTGGCGCGCTCCTCGTCCACGGTAAACGCCGCGATGCCCAGGTCCACCTGGCTGCTCTTGACCGCGGGGATGATGCCGTCGAACGCCATGTCCATCACTTCCAGCTCCACGCCCAGGGCGTCGGCAATCTGATGGGCCAGCCAGATATCGCAGCCGGCAAAATTGGCATTGGCGTCCAGAAATTCAAAGGGAGCGTACTGGGCCTCGGTTCCGAGCACCAGCTTGCCTTTGGCCTTGATGGCGTCGATGGTGGCGCCGGTGTAGGCCGAGTAGTCCACCGCCGCGGTGGAATCGGGGGCCGAAGCCGCCTGGGACGCGGGCGCAGACGCCGGCTGGCTTGCGGGGGCAGAAGCCGGGGTGCTGCTGGACGTGGCGCCGCCGCAGGCGGCCAGGCTCAGCGCCAAAACGGCGCTCATCATTGCTGCAAGAAACTTTTTCATGATGTAAATCCCTCCATTGGTGAAGCGCCTCTCTGTGCGCCTCCTGTGTGTATGATTATACATCATCCATGCATATTTGCAAGCGTTTCTGAAAATTTATTCATAAAAAATGCAATTCTTTATGTTTTGACTAAAATCTTAGGCCCCGGGCGCGCGCGCATTGTCAGAATGCCAGGGCTTCGATGCGGTCGAACGCCTCTTTCAGCCGGTCCAGCCCTGTGGTGCAGGCGATCCGCACATATCCCTCCCCCGCCGCGCCGAAGGCCACGCCGGGCACCATGGCCACATGCGCTTCGCGCACCAGCCGCTGGCAAAACGCGATGGAATCCATCCCGGCCTTTTGTATATTCATGAATAAATAAAAGGTACCCTGGGGCGGGCGCACCGAAAATGCCGGCATGGCGTTGATGCGCTGCGCTGCGTAAAACACCCGCTCTTTATAGGCTGCGGTGTACTGGTCGCCAATTTCGCTGCGCAGCCGCAGCGCATGCAGCGCCGCCCGCTGCGACACCGAGGGCGCCGAGTACACCAGGTTTTCGTTCACCCGCTTCATGGCGGCCACAATGGGGGGCTCGGCGATGATATGCCCAATGCGCCAGCCGGTCATCAGATAATTTTTTGAAAAGCTGTTCAGGGTGACCGTGCGCTTTGCCATGCCCGGCAGCGCCCGCAGGGGCAAAAAGCCGGTTTCATACATGTAGTCCGTATAAATTTCGTCGGCCAAAACCACCAGATCGTGCATCTTGGCCGCGGCCGCGATGGCCCTGTAGGTATCCATATCATAGGCCGCGCCCGTGGGGTTGCAGGGGTTGTTCAGGATCAGGGCTTTGGTGCGCGGGGTGATGGCCGCCTCCAGCCGCGCGGGGTCGATTCCAAAGCCGTCGGCCTCAAAGGTGGGCACCTCCACCGCTGTTCCCCCGGCAAGCTCCACCTGCTCTTTATAGGGGGAAAAATAGGGCGAGAAAAGAATCACCTCGTCGCCCGGGTCAAGCAGGGTCAGAAGCGCCAAAGCCATACCAAAGCAGCTGGAGGCCGTAACGAACACCTGCTCTTTTTCCAATGGCATGTGATATTCAGCGGCATAGAACTGCCGGATCGCCCCGATCAGCTCCGGGTCGCCCTGGGGGTCGGTATAGTGGGTATGGCCGGCCTTTGCATCCGCCATGGCGGCCCGGATGATCCGCTCATCCGTGGTAAAATCCGTGTCGCCGATGGAAAGGTCGATCATGTCCGGGTAGTTGTTTTTCTCGGCGGCGGCGCTGGCCATCACGCTGGGGCCGGCCGCTGCAAACCGCTTTGCAACAAAATCTCTCATGCCTTTTCCCCCTCCTTCTGTACCCGCGGAATCACGGTGGACCCGTTGGGGATCACATAAACCAGCTTGCCCTCAAGGTCCAGCTGGGCCAGCAGGGCCGCAGGGTCGCGGAACGCCCGGATGCCCATGGGCGCCACCAGGGCGGGATCCACGCCGGTGAGCATTACAATGTTATAACGCCGCGCCTGCTCGCAGTTCAGGTAAAAAATGTAGCCGGGGATGGTAAAGTTCTCCCGCAAAGCCGGATCCAGCCTGCCCTCCCGCAGCGGTTTGCACCAGTCAAAATATTCCGCAGGCCCCCCGCCCTCGCGGCATTCGGCCACCAGCACCAGGGTGCCCCCGGGTTTCAGGCCGCTCTCCACATTGTCGATGGTTTTGGTGCCCTGGTAGAGCGACATATCCTTGGGGTAGCCGCCGCAGCTCGCCACGATCACGTCCGCCTTTTCGGCAATGGGCACCCGGTACATCTCGTCGGCTGCGCGGCAGCCTGCCACCCAGGCGTCCATCCAGTGGCCCGCATAGATGCGCGCCAGGCGCATGTCGGCGTTCATGACCAGGTTCACGGTATACAGCTGCTCCACCATGGCGGCGGCCTCGCACATATCCTCGTGCAGGGGGTTGCCCGCCAGCACCGCGTTGCCGATGGCCGGGTTCGAGCGGGGGGCCAGCGGATCCAGCGAGAGAAGGTGGTTTTGCTGAATGGTGTGCAGCGAGGCGACGCCCGGCAAAATGCTTTTGCGCCCGCCGCCAAAGCCTGCCATCACATGGTGGGCGCAGGCGCCCAGGGCCACCACCTTGCGGCCCACCGCCAGGGGGTGTACCTCCACCCTGGTGCCCCGGCTGGTGGTACCGATGTTCACAAGGTCCGGGGCCAGGCAGTCATGGTTGACCACCTGAATTTGTTCGTACACCCCATCCGTGACCAGGGTGCGCAGCTCGGCCTCGCTGCCGCCGAGGTGGGTGCCGTTCGCCACGAGGATGGCCAGGTTCTTTTCCTGCACCCCGCACTCCCCGGTGATATAGCGCACCAGGTGGGGAATCACCAGATCCTGCCGCATCCAAAAGCGGCTCATATCGCTCACGATCAGGGTCACCTTGTCGCCCGGGGCAAGCCAGCTGCGCAGGGGCGCCTGCCCTACCGGGGCGTCCAGCGCGGCATAGACCGCCGCCGCCACATCCCGGATCGGCTCCTCGGCGTGGCCGGTGAGCACCTGCAGCCTGCCGGTTTCAGGCAGGGCCAGGTCCACCCCGCCCTCGCCGTATTTAAAATGGAACTGTTTCATAAAAAAGCCTCCCGCGGCCTAAACGCCTTGCCGGCCTGCCGCTTTGCTTCCTATCATACCATATCCCTGCAAAAAATGGCAGTGCAAGTTTATACAAATTTTTGCATAAACTTCCGCGCTGCTTTTCTCCGGCGCAAAAAAGGGCCGCTTCGGCGGCCCTCTTTTTAAAGATAACGGCGCAGCTCGCTCAGCACCCCCGCAATATCCAGCGGTTTTACCAGATAACCGGTCATGCCCGCCTGGTAGGCCAGGGTTCTGTCCTCCCGAAAGGCGTTTGCCGTCATTGCCACGATGGGCACCTGCCCCGTGCGCCCTCCCAGCGCGCGGATTGCCCTGGCGGCTTCCAGGCCGTCCATCTCCGGCATGCGGATGTCCATTAAAACCGCCAGATAACGGCCCTCGCCTGCCGCCCGCACCATCTCTACCGCCTGGCGCCCATCCCCGGCCACGTCCACCTTCAGGCCGTGTGCCTCCAGCAGCGCCTGGGCGAGCTCGCGGTTCAAAGCGTTGTCCTCGGCCACCAGCACCCGCCTGCCGCTGAGATCCTGCTCTGCGGCGGCCTGGGCGGGCGCGGCCTCGGCAGCAGCGGCGTCCGCCGCAATGCCCAGCGGAAGGGTGAAGGCAAAATGGCTGCCGCCGCCTTTTTCGCTCTCCACCTCCAGCGCGCCGCCCATGAGCTGCACCAAATTATACACGATGGAAAGCCCCAGCCCGCTGCCCACATTGTTGCGCGCACCGTCCGGCCTTTCCTGCTCAAACGGCAGGAACAGCTTTTGCTTGAATTCGGGCGACATCCCCACCCCGGTATCGTCCACCGCAAAGCGCAGGTAGGCCGTATCCTCGGCGCGCCGCTGCTCGCCCGCTTCCAGCGTTACCTTTCCGCCTTTCGGGGTGAACTTGAGCGCGTTTGACAGCAGGTTCATGAGCACCTGCTTCAGGCGCAGCGCGTCCCCCACATAACGGGGCTGCAGCGGGCCCGTGCGGCGCACCTCAAACTCCAGCCCCTGCTGGCGGGCCTGCGGCCCAATGATCGACAGCAGCTCGCTGAAAAACGGTTCAAATTCAAACGCCTCGTGCACCGGGGTCAGTTTTCCGCTCTCGATCTTGCTCATATCCAAAATATCGCTGATCAGGCCCAGCAAAAAATGGCCCGCCGTGTCGATCTTGGCAAAACAATCGCCCACCCGCGCCGTGTCGTTCACATTCAGCTGGCCCAGCGCGCTCATGCCAATGATGCCGTTCAGCGGTGTGCGGATGTCATGGCTCATGCGGGAAAGAAAATCGCTCTTTGCACTGTTGGCCGCATTTGCCGCGGCCAGGGCATCCCGCAGCATCTGCTCCTGGCGGGCCTTTTCAGCGCGCTGCGCGTCCAATAGCTTTACCAGCTCAATGGCCAGAACGTGGTCGCTCACTGGGTCGTCCACATGGATGATCTGCACCGAGATCCAGTGGTACTGATCGTCGATCCCCTTTTGCCGTATTTCAAAATATACTTCCTGTTCGCCCGCGGCAAAGCGCTGCAGCAGCTTTTCGCGGGAAAACTTGTCGGCAAATTCCTCCCGGTAGGCGGGGTAGACCTTGGCGAGGGTCTTTTGCACCAGCTCCTCAAAGCTGCCGGTGCGCTGCTCTAAAAAGCATTCCTGCTCTTCCAAAAAGCAGTTGTACGAATCGCCGGTCAGGTCCAGCGTCATGATCATGGGGTAAGCGGTGCAGATCGCCGCGCGCAGCGCCCGGTTTTCGATCAGCTGTTCCCGCTCCTGCGCCAATTGCAGATCGCGCAGCTCGGTGGTGTCCGTGTAGATCGCCTGCACCACATCCTGGCCGTCGGCGTTCATGAGCCGCTCCATCACCACGTTGATCCAGATGGGCGAGCCGTCCCGCCTGTGGGCGGGGCGGGTATAGGTCAGGGTGCCGCCGCCCTGCCGAAGCGCGCGGATCCGGCGCGCCACGCTGTCTTTTTCGCCGCTTTCCACCAGCTGCATAGGGCTGTGCACCTGGGCGCGGTATTCGGCTTCGCTGCCATAGCCATACAGCTGCCAGCCGGTGCGGTTGATGTTTACCAGCCGCAGCTCGCCCTCCGGCTCAAACTGCACCACACCGCAGGGCAGCGAGTTGTACAGCTGCTCCAAAAACCGGGCCTGCCGCTGCACCTCGCGGGTGGTCTGCGCGATCTTGAGGTCCTGCTGGGCCAGGGCCGCCTGCAGATTTTGGTACGCTTTTTCCATGGCCTGCACCGGGTACAGCTCCCCTTGCTGCAATTGGGAGTAGTCAACGGAATTGTGGATATGCGCCACCTTCAGCTCTCCATCCTCCCGGCGGAATACAAACGTGCAGCGCTGGTGGATGTGAAAAAACGCCTGGCCCTCCCGCTTTACGTGAATCGTGCTCTCCGCTTGGCACAGGTAGCACCCTGGCGCAAGCTCCCGGCTCACATAGCGCTCGTCGCTCATCTCGCCGGGCACAAGTTCCCGTTTGCCTGCGCGGAAAGCGGCGGCCACCGCCTCGGCGCCCTCGGCGCGCTGATCTGCGCCGCCCCCCATCCAAACAATGTCGGGGGAAAAGGTGGAGATCAGAAATTCCACCTCCGCGTCACAAAAATAGCTGGTCAGAATGCGGCGCGCCAGCGCCTCTGCCTCCTGCTGCACCTGCTCGGTCATGGTCGTTCCTCCTTTTCTGGCCCGCTTTTTGTATGGGGCTCGGCCCCCTGTCTGCTGCCCACCATGGCCTGCAGCGCATTGACCGCTTCATTCAGGTCCGGGGTCTGGCTCAGGATCTGGAACGCCGCGCCCACTAAACCCTCCTGCCCGGCGCCGTGTGCGGCGGAGTCGATGCAGGTGCCCGCCGCCAGCCGCCCGGCGGGCAGCCCCTCGCCGTTCATGGTGGCTGGGTCATAGATGGTATAGCAGTCCTTGCCCCTTGCCTTTGTGGCATACAGCGCCTGGTCCGCCCGGTGGAACAAGGTTTCATAGTCCTGCCCGTGCACCGGGAACAGCGCCGCCCCCACGCTGCAGGAAAGCACACCGTTTTCAGGGTCCTGACGGAACATACCCCGGACCCCGGCCAAAAAGCTTTCCAGCCTGGCCGCCACCAGCTGCGGCCGGCCCGCCCCCGCCATATAGATCAAAAACTCATCGCCGCCGATGCGGCTTACCACATCGCCCGCGCGGAACTGGCGCCGCAGCTCGGCCGCCACCCCCTGCAGCACCGCGTCGCCGAACATGTGGCCGTAGGTGTCGTTGATCTGCTTAAAATCGTCGATGTCCAGCAGCAGCAGCGCGCCGTCCTCCTGCCCGCTCAGCAAGTGCTCAATGCGCCGGCGCCCCGCGCCGCGGTTATAGGCGCCGGTAAGCCCATCGCGCTCAGCCTGCTCCTTCAGCGCCAGGGCGGCGCGCCGCTCCTTGTCCACGTCGGTCAGTACCCCCACTGCCCTCACCGCGTTTCCCAGATCATCGAACTGGGTGGTGGCCCGGCCGCGGCACCAGCGGTAGCGGCCCGCCGCATCCGCCAGGCGCAGCTCACACTCCCCATAGGGCATGCCTGCGGCGATCTTTTTCATGAGCTGCAAAACCTCCGGCATGTCCTCCGGATGCAGGTGCGAGGCGCCTGCCACCTGGCCGCTGAAGTTCTGGCTGATGGGCTTATAGCCAAACTTTTTCTCCCAATTTTCCGGCCAGTCCACCCGGTCGGCGGGGATATCCCACTCAAAGATC
This window of the Oscillospiraceae bacterium genome carries:
- a CDS encoding peptide ABC transporter ATP-binding protein — its product is MPASELIAVEGLVKDFGKTKVLQNINVTISKGEVVAVIGPSGSGKSTFLRCLNLLEQPTGGHIFFEGVDICDKKTDINLHRQKIGMVFQQFNLFNNMTVLRNITAAPIKVKGLSKQTAEAQAMQLLERVGLADKASSYPGELSGGQKQRVAIVRALAMEPDVMLFDEPTSALDPEMVGEVLAVMKDLADSGMTMVVVTHEMSFAREVSGRVLFVDEGQIKEDRPSREIFEDPHDVRLKDFLSKVLNL
- a CDS encoding amino acid ABC transporter permease gives rise to the protein MNFFEGFVYFFTRMGKIFTKYNGFFGEGVRNTLIIAFFTVLFGALLGTLLAVMKMGRFKPTRWFANAYIEFIRGTPLMIQLMFLFYGLPMLGISFPEVSFIPNFDRFAAGVFAMSINSAAYVAEIVRSGIQAVDYGQTEAARSLGFRQGQAMQMVVLPQAIKNILPALGNEFVTVIKESSIVSIIGIADLMYRTNGVMAITYIQLEPLAIAAIIYFAMTFTTSRLIAFAERRMSNASK
- a CDS encoding amino acid ABC transporter substrate-binding protein, coding for MKKFLAAMMSAVLALSLAACGGATSSSTPASAPASQPASAPASQAASAPDSTAAVDYSAYTGATIDAIKAKGKLVLGTEAQYAPFEFLDANANFAGCDIWLAHQIADALGVELEVMDMAFDGIIPAVKSSQVDLGIAAFTVDEERAKEIDFSEVYQQDQQLLIVQKGNEDVYTSKEALKGKTLGAQRGTVQSKLIESALPDCTLFELDKWPALALEVAGGKIDGLVVDGAVGEGLVANNDGIVVANFEFSKEEANFGKAAVLKQGTDDLKELVNAVITQVVADGSFEAAYEEAVAQAKTLGI
- a CDS encoding aspartate aminotransferase, whose translation is MRDFVAKRFAAAGPSVMASAAAEKNNYPDMIDLSIGDTDFTTDERIIRAAMADAKAGHTHYTDPQGDPELIGAIRQFYAAEYHMPLEKEQVFVTASSCFGMALALLTLLDPGDEVILFSPYFSPYKEQVELAGGTAVEVPTFEADGFGIDPARLEAAITPRTKALILNNPCNPTGAAYDMDTYRAIAAAAKMHDLVVLADEIYTDYMYETGFLPLRALPGMAKRTVTLNSFSKNYLMTGWRIGHIIAEPPIVAAMKRVNENLVYSAPSVSQRAALHALRLRSEIGDQYTAAYKERVFYAAQRINAMPAFSVRPPQGTFYLFMNIQKAGMDSIAFCQRLVREAHVAMVPGVAFGAAGEGYVRIACTTGLDRLKEAFDRIEALAF